In one Mastacembelus armatus chromosome 19, fMasArm1.2, whole genome shotgun sequence genomic region, the following are encoded:
- the itgb4 gene encoding integrin beta-4 isoform X1: MGRWALHLSVGLGLLAVLLTCCYAEVNYCFASRSETCSECLQAGKGCAYCTDETFNRARCDLYENVLAYGCSAAAIITAQSSMMIEQAQQINMRLQQSQVSPQQMSMTFLPGEEKMVDVEVFAPTKGPLDLYILMDFSNSMADDLDNLKRMGKELASLVGKLSDDYTIGFGKFVDKVIEPQTDMRPSKLAEPWPNSDPPFAFQNVIKLTSNLEFFTSELQRERISGNLDPPEGGFDAILQAAVCGDRIGWRNHSTHLLVFSTESAFHYEADGANVLSGILPRNDERCHLDAAGKYTQDIYQDYPSIPTLVRLLGKHNIIPIFAVTNHSYSYYEKLKEYFPIAEVGLLQEDSSNILQVMEIAFESIRSKMSIRAEDRPKAFEAQFLSTSGRVAEYGAFDFKPGAIGKFKMRLKAQRMVEQDHVCKARTNEKEGTMRVKPTTFNAAVNVKASVLCPTCECEKTRIPKAPRCHDNGDLVCGKCQCYDSWVGTFCNCSKTTSALDTSQCVGPGMTEPCSGRGDCLQCGTCVCYNPDQFEGPYCQYDKTQCPRYAGFLCNDRGSCVMGGCACIEGWEGKACECPKSNQTCLDRKGGVCSGRGKCVCGRCECPQSGIEMTSTCEPNFQAQLGVCEATRSCVQCQAWKTGEKKDKEACDKCPFKIVMVDELKKPEEVLDSCSFRDEEDDCTYHYTVEDPKGRLEKVLEVQVLEKKDCPPASLLWLLPLLLFLLLLLALLLLCCWKYCACFKNCCQSCLALLPCCSRGRMVGFKENEYLLRQSLLTSDHLDTPMVRTGPPKGTDVVRWQVTDNVHRGPNHPQALIKPNPKETIPFPVSLRLNRLFSENLSRPETRDAEQLRKEVADNLNEVYKQIPGAQKVQKTAFRMQRNAGKRQDYTIMDTVLSAPRNTYPDIVKLTEKNVQSGNFQDLPVVPGYYTVATDREAAGAIEFQEGVESLDVHVPLFVKDEDDDKKQLQVEIRDVPLGIAEIGKRLVNITIIKEHASSVFSFLQPAYTYSRQEGVANIPISREIIEDGRTQVTYRTRDLTAKDKKDYVTVEGDLTYGPGETQKVVPVRLLELSEKDGLLEDKQVKQFVMDLSNPRQGAKLGRYPRTTVTIADQPEPSVVMFKKGTQNFTTSDPTYTIPVVRTRNEDTPATVKWRTKKAQRFELSGPLKFGPGETEKNIVIEPKVHPGPIHPETFQLELFDPSSNASLGERKTTLVNVTDGAPRPLETARKQEKSYINQSVTSPGGRLLAPPNPNAIPTGPRSIRLNWDPPPGNPMGYKVKYWIYGDPEKDAQVLDVKTPHADLTHLYPYCDYEMRVCAYNALGDGCDTNVVTCQTKEDVPGEPGRLAFNVISPTVTQLSWAEPAETNGIITAYEVIYTPIDDELKPVGAAKKVKIDNPKKRMLLIENLQNAQTYQYKVHAKNSVGWGPFRDATINLASQPARPLSIPIIPDIPIVDAEAGEEYDSYLMYSNEVLKSPGGSKTPSVSGDDYMMNGKWDQNFLFPGGSGTRNLSASSSPMSTLSSNYRGAGGSFTTETTTTYMSGAGSPRRQDMIGGGVHTSEVIMRKRSENRNYTDENIRDSIVMGDLSNKFPPQSGFGYTGMQSSSQSHFSYSLSQGSRARNPSSDVSEALYNLDRVLQDARVSPGVPDTPSRLVFSALGPTALKVSWQEPHCEKDILGYCVLYQLLNGGEMKRINVTNPAENSVIIQDLLPNHSYLFKVKAQSQEGWGPEREGVITIESAVDPKSPLSPMPGSPFTLSTPSAPGPLVFTALSPDSLQLSWEKPRKPNGDILGYVVTCEQLHGGGDMRSFQVNGDSAETSLTVPNLTENVPYKFKVQARTTQGFGPEREGIITIESQDGSALSQYNSQSMTRREVFHMPPEVTTRTNISHTMLNDPYFSDGMMMTAQHTESSGIVTRQITKEVVQRSVMGGTTVTKKMFYES; encoded by the exons ATGGGGAGATGGGCGCTGCATCTCTCAGTGGGGCTTGGGCTTCTAGCAGTCCTTTTAACCTGCTGTTATGCTGAAG TGAATTACTGCTTCGCTTCCAGGTCCGAGACCTGCTCAGAATGTCTGCAGGCTGGGAAAGGCTGTGCTTACTGCACCGATGAG ACATTTAACCGTGCTCGCTGTGACCTGTATGAGAATGTGCTCGCCTATGGCTGCAGTGCTGCGGCTATAATCACAGCTCAAAGCAGTATGATGATTGAGCAG GCACAACAAATCAACATGAGGCTTCAGCAGTCTCAGGTGTCTCCACAGCAGATGAGCATGACCTTTCTCCcaggagaagagaagatggTGGACGTGGAGGTGTTTGCTCCAACCAAAGGCCCCCTGGATCTTTATATTCTTATGGATTTCTCCAACTCCATGGCTGACGATTTGGACAACTTGAAGAGGATGGGCAAAGAGCTGG CTTCACTGGTGGGAAAGCTGTCAGACGACTACACCATCGGCTTTGGAAAATTTGTGGACAAAGTGATTGAGCCACAGACTGATATGAGACCCTCCAA ACTTGCAGAGCCATGGCCCAACAGCGACCCACCATTCGCTTTCCAAAACGTCATCAAGCTGACCAGCAACTTGGAGTTCTTTACCAGTGAgctccagagagagagaatatctGGCAACCTGGACcctcctgaaggaggatttgaTGCCATATtgcaggctgcagtttgtggg GATAGAATTGGTTGGCGAAACCACAGCACTCACCTCCTGGTTTTCTCCACCGAGTCTGCCTTCCACTACGAGGCAGACGGCGCCAATGTGCTGTCGGGCATCCTGCCGCGGAACGATGAGCGCTGCCACCTGGATGCAGCAGGCAAATACACACAGGATATATATCAGGATTATCCTTCAATACCTACACTGGTTCGTCTGCTGGGCAAACACAACATCATCCCCATCTTTGCTGTCACCAACCACTCCTACTCATACTACgag AAACTCAAAGAGTACTTTCCCATCGCTGAGGTTGGACTGCTGCAAGAAGACTCATCCAATATCTTGCAGGTCATGGAGATCGCCTTTGAG AGTATCCGTTCTAAGATGAGCATCCGTGCAGAAGACAGACCCAAGGCTTTTGAAGCTCAGTTCTTGTCCACCAGTGGAAGGGTTGCAGAATATGGGGCCTTCGATTTTAAGCCTGGAGCAATA GGCAAGTTCAAGATGCGTCTCAAAGCCCAACGGATGGTTGAGCAGGACCATGTCTGTAAAGCAAGGACAAATGAAAAAGAGGGAACAATGAGAGTCAAACCTACAACCTTTAATGCTGCTGTCAATGTTAAAGCCTCAGTTTTGTGTCCAACGTGTGAATGTGAGAAG ACTCGCATCCCTAAAGCACCCAGATGCCATGACAATGGAGACCTGGTGTGTGGGAAATGTCAGTGCTATGATAGCTG GGTGGGTACATTCTGTAACTGCTCCAAAACTACGTCAGCTTTGGACACCAGCCAGTGCGTAGGGCCGGGTATGACGGAGCCTTGTTCTGGCCGTGGAGACTGCCTGCAGTGTGGAACCTGTGTGTGCTACAACCCAGATCAGTTTGAAGGACCCTACTGTCAGTACGACAAGACCCAGTGTCCAAGATACGCCGGCTTCCTCTGCAATG accGTGGCTCTTGTGTTATGGGTGGATGTGCATGTATAGAAGGCTGGGAGGGCAAGGCCTGTGAGTGTCCCAAGAGCAATCAGACCTGTCTGGACCGTAAAGGG GGTGTCTGCAGTGGGCgaggtaaatgtgtgtgtggtcgcTGTGAGTGTCCACAATCTGGAATCGAGATGACTTCAACCTGTGAGCCAAATTTCCAG GCCCagttgggtgtgtgtgaggctaCAAGGAGTTGCGTTCAGTGTCAGGCCTGGAAGACAGGAGAGAAGAAGGACAAAGAAGCATGTGATAAGTGTCCCTTCAAAATAGTCATGGTGGATGAACTCAAGAAAC CGGAGGAGGTCCTTGATTCATGCAGTTTCCGTGATGAGGAGGACGACTGCACATACCACTACACTGTTGAAGACCCTAAAGGTCGTTTAGAAAAAGTCTTGGAGGTTCAGGTGCTTGAGAAAAAAG ATTGTCCCCCTGCTAGCCTCCTGTGGTTGCTCCCTCTCCTGTTGTTCCTCTTGTTACTGTTGGCacttctgctgctctgctgctggaaaTACTGTGCCTGCTTCAAAAACTGCTGTCAG AGCTGTCTTGCCCTGCTGCCTTGCTGCAGTAGAG GTCGCATGGTTGGATTTAAGGAAAATGAGTATTTGCTCCGCCAGTCTCTGCTCACCTCAGATCATCTGGACACTCCAATGGTGAGGACTGGTCCACCCAAAGGAACAGACGTGGTTCGCTGGCAGGTCACAGATAATGTGCACCGAGGACCCAATCACCCTCAGGCTCTGATAAAGCCCAACCCTAAAGAGACCA TCCCGTTCCCAGTCTCACTCCGGCTAAACAGGTTGTTCTCTGAGAACCTGTCTCGGCCCGAAACCAGAGACGCCGAGCAGCTCCGCAAGGAAGTGGCCGATAAC CTGAATGAGGTGTACAAGCAGATTCCTGGGGCCCAGAAAGTGCAAAAAACTGCATTCAG GATGCAAAGAAATGCTGGGAAAAG GCAGGACTACACTATCATGGACACTGTCCTGTCTGCTCCTCGTAACACCTACCCTGATATTGTCAAACTCACTGAGAAAAATGTCCAATCTGGAAACTTCCAAGACCTCCCAGTTGTGCCAGGCTACTATACTGTGGCCACAGACAGAG AGGCTGCGGGAGCTATAGAGTTCCAAGAAGGTGTGGAGTCACTAGACGTTCATGTGCCACTCTTTGtcaaagatgaagatgatgacaagaagcagctgcaggtggagaTCAGGGATGTGCCACTGGGCATTGCTGAAATTGGAAAACGTTTAGTCAACATCACAATCATAAAAGAGCATG cctccagtGTCTTCTCATTCCTCCAGCCAGCCTACACCTACAGCAGGCAGGAAGGGGTGGCCAACATCCCAATCAGCAGAGAGATCATAGAGGATGGACGTACACAGGTCACATACCGCACACGGGACCTCACAGCCAAGGATAAGAAG GACTATGTGACTGTGGAAGGAGACCTGACCTACGGGCCTGGTGAGACCCAGAAAGTAGTTCCTGTTCGCCTGCTAGAGCTGAGTGAGAAAGATGGCCTCTTGGAAGACAAACAGGTTAAGCAGTTTGTCATGGACCTCAGTAACCCACGGCAAGGTGCCAAGCTGGGGCGCTACCCAAGAACTACTGTCACTATTGCAGACCAACCAG AGCCCAGTGTGGTGATGTTCAAAAAAGGCACCCAGAACTTCACTACATCTGACCCAACGTACACCATCCCTGTGGTTCGGACGCGCAACGAGGATACACCTGCCACAGTTAAATGGCGCACCAAGAAGGCCCAGCGGTTTGAATTATCTGGTCCTCTGAAGTTTGGTCCTGGAGAGACTGAGAAGAACATAGTGATTGAACCGAAAGTGCACCCAGGGCCAATCCATCCAGAGACCTTCCAACTTGAACTGTTTGACCCAAGCAGCAATGCGTCTCTTGGAGAGAGGAAGACCACCCTTGTCAATGTCACAGATGGAG CTCCCAGACCATTAGAGACTGCCAGGAAGCAGGAGAAGAGCTACATAAACCAAAGTGTTACCTCTCCTGGTGGTCGTCTTCTTGCTCCACCAAACCCTAATGCCATCCCAACTGGACCCAGAAGTATCCGCCTCAACTGGGACCCACCACCTGGTAACCCTATGGGGTACAAG GTGAAGTACTGGATCTATGGTGACCCAGAGAAAGATGCCCAGGTCTTAGATGTGAAGACCCCTCATGCTGACTTAACCCACCTGTACCCCTATTGTGACTATGAGATGAGAGTGTGTGCCTACAATGCACTGGGAGATGGCTGTGATACCAATGTAGTTACCTGTCAGACTAAGGAGGATG TGCCTGGTGAGCCTGGTCGTCTGGCCTTCAACGTCATCAGTCCAACTGTCACTCAGCTCAGCTGGGCGGAGCCTGCAGAGACCAATGGCATCATCACGGCTTATGAGGTCATCTACACCCCCATCGATGATGAGCTGA AGCCTGTGGGAGCAGCTAAGAAAGTGAAGATTGACAACCCCAAGAAGCGAATGCTATTGATTGAGAACCTCCAGAATGCCCAAACTTACCAGTACAAGGTCCATGCCAAGAACAGCGTGGGCTGGGGCCCCTTCAGAGATGCTACCATCAACCTGGCATCTCAGCCTGCCAGACCTCTGTCCA TTCCCATCATTCCAGATATCCCTATTGTGGATGCTGAGGCAGGAGAGGAGTATGACAGCTATCTGATGTATAGCAATGAGGTGCTGAAGTCCCCAGGAGGCTCTAAGACACCCAGCGTCTCTGGTGATG ATTATATGATGAACGGGAAGTGGGACCAGAACTTCCTTTTCCCAGGAGGTTCAGGGACACGAAACTTATCAGCATCGTCCTCTCCTATGTCCACCCTGAGCTCAAACTACAGAGGGGCAGGTGGCTCCTTCACCACAGAAACAACCACCACCTACATGTCTGGAGCAG GAAGCCCTCGCAGACAGGATATGATTGGAGGTGGGGTACACACCTCAGAAGTCATCATGAGGAAACGCTCGGAGAACAGGAATTACACAGATGAGAACATCCGGGACTCTATCGTCATGGGAGATTTGTCAAACAAGTTCCCACCTCAAA GTGGGTTCGGCTACACTGGGATGCAGAGCAGCTCTCAGAGCCATTTCAGCTACAGCCTGTCTCAGGGGTCGAGGGCCAGGAACCCGTCTTCAGATGTCAGCGAAGCCTTATATAATCTGGACAGGGTGCTCCAGG ATGCACGAGTCTCTCCTGGTGTCCCAGACACCCCCAGCAGACTGGTGTTTTCTGCTCTGGGACCAACTGCCCTCAAAGTCAGCTGGCAGGAGCCACATTGTGAGAAAGACATCTTGGGCTACTGTGTTCTTTACCAGCTGCTCAATGGAG GTGAGATGAAGCGCATCAATGTGACGAACCCAGCAGAGAACTCTGTGATCATCCAGGACCTGTTGCCCAACCACTCCTACCTGTTCAAGGTGAAGGCTCAGAGCCAGGAGGGCTGGGGtccagagagagagggagtcaTCACCATTGAGTCTGCCGTCGATCCCAAGAGTCCCCTCAGCCCCATGCCGG GCTCACCGTTTACTCTGAGCACTCCCAGTGCTCCAGGGCCCCTGGTCTTCACTGCTTTGAGTCCTGATTCTCTGCAGCTCAGCTGGGAGAAACCTCGCAAACCCAATGGAGACATCCTGGGCTATGTAGTGACCTGTGAACAGCTGCATGGTGGAG gtgacATGCGTTCCTTCCAGGTGAATGGCGACAGTGCTGAGACCAGCCTGACTGTCCCAAACCTGACCGAGAACGTTCCCTACAAGTTTAAAGTTCAGGCTCGCACCACTCAGGGCTTCGGTCCAGAGAGGGAGGGCATCATCACTATTGAGTCTCAAGATGGAA GTGCCTTGTCTCAGTATAACAGCCAATCAATGACAAGGAGGGAAGTGTTCCACATGCCACCTGAAGTCACCACACGAACCAACATCTCACACACCATGCTCAATGACCCCTACTTCTCAG ATGGGATGATGATGACCGCACAGCACACAGAGAGCAGCGGCATAGTGACCCGTCAAATCACCAAAGAAGTGGTTCAGAGGAGCGTCATGGGAGGAACGACTGTCACAAAGAAGATGTTTTATGAATCCTAA